The following proteins are co-located in the Nocardioides piscis genome:
- a CDS encoding DUF4383 domain-containing protein translates to MNTSATSGKTTSTMQKAALAVAAAFALVGVLGFIPGITTNYDQMEFAGHESGAQLLGLFAVSILHNIVHLLFAVAGFVMAKTWGGARNYLIGGGVIYLLLFVYGLLVDRHDQANFVPLDQADNWLHLVLGVAMLALGLTLDRDRNHDDAHTTGHRHTV, encoded by the coding sequence ATGAACACATCAGCAACCTCCGGCAAGACGACCTCCACCATGCAGAAGGCCGCGCTCGCTGTTGCGGCCGCCTTCGCGCTGGTCGGCGTCCTCGGCTTCATCCCCGGGATCACGACCAACTACGACCAGATGGAGTTCGCCGGACACGAGTCGGGCGCACAGCTCCTCGGCCTCTTCGCCGTCTCCATCCTGCACAACATCGTGCACCTCCTGTTCGCCGTCGCCGGCTTCGTGATGGCCAAGACGTGGGGCGGCGCTCGCAACTACCTCATCGGTGGCGGCGTCATCTATCTCCTCCTCTTCGTCTACGGCCTGCTGGTCGACCGCCACGACCAGGCCAACTTCGTCCCCCTCGACCAGGCGGACAACTGGCTGCACCTCGTGCTCGGCGTGGCCATGCTCGCGCTCGGCCTGACCCTCGACCGCGACCGCAACCACGACGACGCGCACACGACGGGTCACCGCCACACCGTGTGA
- a CDS encoding TraR/DksA family transcriptional regulator, translating into MNSARERLAAERRRVLVQLASLTGDYDAVVAASLDTNADDEHDPEGATIAFERSQIGALVRQARLHLAEIDQAQARVDAGTYGVCERCGGQIPEERLLARPIATSCVRCPVSGS; encoded by the coding sequence ATGAACAGCGCACGAGAGCGCCTCGCGGCCGAGCGGCGGCGAGTGCTGGTGCAGCTGGCCTCGCTGACCGGTGACTACGACGCGGTCGTCGCGGCCTCGCTCGACACCAACGCCGACGACGAGCACGACCCGGAGGGGGCCACCATCGCCTTCGAGCGCTCCCAGATCGGGGCGCTGGTGCGGCAGGCGCGTCTCCACCTCGCCGAGATCGACCAGGCACAGGCGCGCGTCGATGCCGGGACGTATGGCGTGTGCGAGCGCTGCGGAGGACAGATCCCGGAGGAGCGCCTGCTGGCCCGGCCCATCGCCACGTCGTGCGTGCGGTGCCCCGTCAGCGGTTCGTGA
- a CDS encoding SpoIIE family protein phosphatase: MLTPGDSLFLHTDGVTEARRDGEFFGDERLLQALAAPGTPASLIVGLLEQVLDFQRQVPRDDIALLVVRVPE; the protein is encoded by the coding sequence CTGCTGACGCCGGGAGACTCGTTGTTCCTGCACACGGACGGGGTGACCGAGGCCCGCCGTGACGGTGAGTTCTTCGGCGACGAGCGACTCCTCCAGGCACTCGCCGCGCCCGGCACGCCCGCCAGCCTGATCGTCGGCCTGCTCGAGCAGGTCCTGGACTTCCAGCGCCAGGTGCCCCGCGACGACATCGCGCTGCTGGTGGTCCGCGTCCCCGAGTGA
- a CDS encoding SpoIIE family protein phosphatase, with amino-acid sequence MATLAAAEAFQAALLDDDPAALYDKAPCGYLSTAPDGTISKVNTTFLTWTGYTIADLVGKRRLVDLLTPGGRIYHETHLSPILHGTSQAKEIALEMVRADGGRMPVLVNAVLDRTAAGDPRIVRYALFDATERRRYEQELLKAKQRAEESERHAVRLAKTLQQTLIPPTSPYIPDLEVASAYRPAGVGDEVGGDFYDVFQVGEGDWVVALGDVAGKGVEAAVVTALVRHSIRALAVAEPSPQALLFRLNAILLASEPDRFCTAVVIRLRQRGSSWEVTVSAGGHPLPLLLRPGRPLSRSVGRARSSVPSRRRGSPTPRSC; translated from the coding sequence GTGGCGACGCTCGCGGCGGCGGAGGCGTTCCAGGCCGCGCTGCTGGACGACGACCCCGCTGCGCTCTATGACAAGGCACCGTGCGGCTATCTGTCCACCGCTCCGGACGGGACCATCTCCAAGGTCAACACCACGTTCCTGACCTGGACCGGCTACACCATTGCCGACCTGGTCGGGAAGCGGCGACTCGTCGACCTGTTGACGCCGGGCGGCCGGATCTATCACGAGACGCACCTCTCGCCGATCCTGCACGGCACGTCCCAGGCCAAGGAGATCGCGCTGGAGATGGTGCGGGCCGACGGCGGCCGGATGCCGGTGCTGGTCAACGCCGTCCTCGACCGCACTGCCGCCGGAGACCCCAGGATCGTTCGATATGCACTCTTCGACGCCACCGAGCGGCGCCGCTACGAGCAGGAGCTGCTGAAGGCCAAGCAACGCGCGGAGGAGTCCGAGCGCCACGCGGTGCGGCTCGCCAAGACCCTTCAGCAGACCTTGATCCCGCCCACGTCGCCATACATCCCCGACCTCGAGGTCGCGAGCGCCTATCGGCCCGCCGGCGTGGGGGACGAGGTCGGCGGCGACTTCTATGACGTCTTCCAGGTCGGCGAGGGCGACTGGGTGGTCGCCCTGGGCGACGTGGCCGGCAAGGGCGTCGAGGCAGCAGTCGTCACGGCGTTGGTCCGGCACTCGATCCGCGCTCTCGCCGTGGCCGAGCCGTCCCCGCAGGCGCTCCTCTTCCGGCTCAACGCCATCCTGCTCGCGAGTGAGCCCGACAGGTTCTGCACCGCCGTGGTGATCCGGCTGCGCCAGCGCGGCTCGTCGTGGGAGGTGACCGTCAGTGCCGGTGGACACCCGCTGCCGCTGCTCCTGCGTCCCGGTCGCCCCCTGAGTCGGTCGGTCGGTCGGGCACGTTCGTCGGTGCCTTCGAGGAGGCGTGGTTCGCCGACACCACGGTCCTGCTGA